Proteins encoded together in one Sceloporus undulatus isolate JIND9_A2432 ecotype Alabama chromosome 4, SceUnd_v1.1, whole genome shotgun sequence window:
- the LOC121929965 gene encoding mas-related G-protein coupled receptor member A6-like isoform X1, with amino-acid sequence MERKKEAMAFIFWIGLWSLLQLTEASITSPPLPNCSTAKDEALLPSPNKTVLRRDPHLRRGDFNMTEWNNTFFPTVNLNVSHHICRECEHIMAFLTCLLRGHMFARFIVSIFMVGLFGNIIIFFFLLFHFQRNSWSAYIWNLAVADFSVLIFLCSICLFAFVNNICQDLSGAFIKLFLLLAYLFLSMQCFSLHFLVAITIDWCLVALIPSWHRGQRPDYMAPLISAILSALLWPLSCQLLLLFHLDIDRQTIVIMSLMIFVPLMVISTQTLIIKIWCNLRHESKLHAEVLLGTLFSLVTWAPIRLFFNMNNEFAIISLLAFVLTSLSSTINPVLYILVGQILLPISESTKLHSRSIQGRLNPLKS; translated from the exons ATG gaaagaaagaaagaagcaatggcATTCATCTTCTGGATTGGTCTTTGGAGTCTTCTCCAACTCACAGAAGCCAGTATAACTTCTCCTCCTTTGCCAAATTGTTCAACAGCAAAA GATGAAGCACTTCTACCCTCACCAAACAAGACTGTGTTGAGAAGAGACCCACATCTAAGAAGAGGTGATTTCAATATGACTGAATGGAACAATACATTCTTTCCAACTGTAAACCTGAATGTGTCTCATCATATCTGTAGAGAATGTGAACACATCATGGCCTTTCTTACATGCTTATTAAGAGGCCATATGTTTGCTCGTTTTATTGTCTCCATCTTCATGGTTGGACTTTTTGGAAACAtaatcattttcttctttcttctcttccacttTCAGAGGAATTCCTGGAGTGCCTATATCTGGAACTTAGCTGTGGCTGACTTTAGTGTCCTTATATTTTTATGCAGTATCTGTCTATTTGCTTttgttaataacatttgccagGATCTGAGTGGTGCTTTCATCAAGTTGTTCCTACTCCTAGCATACCTGTTTTTATCCATGCAGTGTTTTAGCCTGcatttccttgtggccatcactatTGATTGGTGTTTGGTGGCCCTGATCCCAAGCTGGCACAGAGGGCAGCGACCAGACTATATGGCACCTCTCATATCTGCTATTTTGTCTGCCCTTCTCTGGCCACTGTCTTGCCAGCTATTACTCCTTTTCCATCTAGATATTGACAGACAAACAATTGTCATCATGTCACTGATGATTTTTGTCCCACTTATGGTCATCTCAACTCAGACCCTGATCATCAAGATTTGGTGTAACTTACGCCATGAAAGCAAACTCCATGCAGAGGTTTTACTGGGAACCCTTTTCTCCCTTGTCACGTGGGCCCCTATACGCTTGTTCTTCAACATGAACAATGAGTTTGCTATCATCTCCTTATTAGCTTTTGTGCTCACTTCTCTCAGCAGCACCATTAACCCTGTGCTTTACATTCTTGTTGGGCAAATACTTCTACCCATTTCTGAGAGTACAAAGTTGCACTCTAGATCGATCCAAGGGAGATTAAATCCACTAAAGAGCTGA
- the LOC121929965 gene encoding uncharacterized protein LOC121929965 isoform X2 — MERKKEAMAFIFWIGLWSLLQLTEASITSPPLPNCSTAKDEALLPSPNKTVLRRDPHLRREEFLECLYLELSCG, encoded by the exons ATG gaaagaaagaaagaagcaatggcATTCATCTTCTGGATTGGTCTTTGGAGTCTTCTCCAACTCACAGAAGCCAGTATAACTTCTCCTCCTTTGCCAAATTGTTCAACAGCAAAA GATGAAGCACTTCTACCCTCACCAAACAAGACTGTGTTGAGAAGAGACCCACATCTAAGAAGAG AGGAATTCCTGGAGTGCCTATATCTGGAACTTAGCTGTGGCTGA